One Tolypothrix bouteillei VB521301 DNA window includes the following coding sequences:
- a CDS encoding SRPBCC family protein: protein MIDKTTYFIWRCLQICFVTGCLSAIAAITNIPTSTAGLFDSTVDRLPTNERVALRKGESLVTGEKGKYTARVLVTTSLDTAWEVVTDYSNFAKFLPNVVSSKVISVNKNQKVIEQVDSRQVLLLRVKSRVRSAITETAKSRVDFQLVEGDLKSMKGYWLIEPIATYTGAKATQVLITQVVEAQPKSGTPAKVFYSIFKDSLSNTMGAIKQEVEKRSSVSQNNR from the coding sequence ATGATCGACAAAACGACTTATTTCATATGGCGGTGTTTGCAGATTTGTTTTGTTACCGGATGCTTGAGTGCGATCGCTGCTATAACAAACATACCGACTTCCACGGCTGGCTTATTTGATAGTACTGTGGATCGATTGCCAACGAACGAACGGGTTGCGTTGAGAAAGGGAGAATCGCTGGTTACTGGTGAGAAAGGGAAGTACACTGCTAGAGTTCTCGTCACAACTTCATTGGATACAGCATGGGAAGTTGTTACGGATTACAGTAATTTTGCTAAATTTTTACCAAATGTTGTCTCTAGCAAAGTCATCAGTGTAAATAAGAATCAGAAGGTCATCGAACAGGTTGATTCGCGTCAGGTGTTGTTGCTTAGGGTAAAATCGCGTGTTCGTTCGGCTATTACAGAAACGGCAAAAAGTCGTGTAGATTTTCAACTTGTTGAAGGCGATCTCAAAAGTATGAAAGGTTACTGGTTAATCGAACCAATTGCAACCTATACAGGTGCAAAAGCAACTCAGGTTTTGATTACACAAGTGGTGGAAGCTCAACCCAAGTCGGGAACACCAGCAAAAGTCTTTTACAGTATTTTTAAAGATTCTTTAAGTAACACAATGGGTGCTATTAAGCAAGAAGTTGAAAAGCGCTCTTCTGTATCTCAAAATAACCGTTGA